From Myxococcaceae bacterium JPH2, the proteins below share one genomic window:
- the hxsC gene encoding His-Xaa-Ser system radical SAM maturase HxsC, with amino-acid sequence MPAIDLTAGGLKPLAARSSEPFIGVLRDRPEESAIARDKEILIVRHPIEFLPPGFRGYLLLEEGLVDPSLKDVYVLPPSLGYLADGDVVRIHPGHRALTTLYRRASPSNTFLVTERCDNNCLMCSQPPRKQDDSWLVDELMETLPLISPETRELGITGGEPSLLKGRLIELLEHMKRHLPRTSVHLLTNGRGFANPELARALAKVQHPDLMLGVPLYSDLPEEHDYVVQALGAFDETVRGILQLKRARVRVELRCVIHAQTYSRLPQLADFIARNLLFVDHVALMGLEQMGFARANLGLLWIDPLDYQSQLIAAARTLSRAGLDTSIYNHQLCTLPTELHPFARKSISDWKNLYAEDCGRCTRRAECGGFFSSGLAKRSRGVQPFQD; translated from the coding sequence ATGCCCGCCATCGACCTTACTGCGGGCGGTCTGAAGCCCCTGGCAGCGCGCTCTTCTGAGCCGTTCATCGGAGTCCTCCGCGACCGGCCAGAGGAGTCAGCAATCGCTCGCGACAAAGAGATTCTTATTGTCCGACACCCCATCGAGTTCCTCCCTCCGGGCTTCCGTGGATACCTCCTGTTGGAAGAGGGGCTCGTGGACCCAAGCCTGAAGGACGTCTACGTCCTCCCGCCCAGCCTGGGCTACCTCGCCGATGGGGACGTGGTGCGCATCCATCCCGGGCATCGAGCCCTGACGACGCTGTATCGCCGCGCATCTCCGTCAAACACGTTCTTGGTCACGGAGCGCTGCGACAACAACTGCTTGATGTGCTCCCAGCCCCCCCGCAAGCAGGATGACTCCTGGCTCGTGGACGAGTTGATGGAGACACTCCCGCTCATCTCCCCGGAGACCCGTGAGCTTGGAATCACGGGAGGCGAGCCCAGCCTGCTCAAAGGCCGCCTCATCGAACTGCTGGAGCACATGAAGCGCCATCTGCCTCGGACCTCGGTCCATCTCCTGACCAATGGGCGCGGCTTCGCAAACCCCGAGTTGGCGCGCGCATTGGCGAAGGTCCAACACCCCGACCTCATGCTGGGCGTCCCGCTCTACTCGGACCTGCCCGAGGAGCATGACTACGTCGTGCAGGCCCTGGGAGCCTTCGACGAAACCGTTCGGGGCATCCTCCAGCTCAAGCGCGCCCGCGTCCGCGTGGAGCTGCGCTGCGTCATCCATGCACAGACCTATTCGCGACTGCCTCAGCTCGCGGACTTCATCGCGCGCAACCTGCTCTTCGTCGACCATGTGGCGCTGATGGGGCTGGAACAGATGGGGTTTGCCCGAGCGAATCTGGGCCTGCTCTGGATCGACCCGCTCGATTATCAGTCCCAGCTCATCGCGGCAGCCCGAACGCTCAGTCGGGCCGGGCTCGACACTTCCATCTACAACCATCAACTTTGCACCCTGCCCACTGAGCTGCATCCATTCGCACGCAAGAGCATCTCCGATTGGAAGAACCTCTACGCCGAGGACTGCGGACGCTGCACCCGCCGAGCGGAATGCGGCGGATTCTTCTCCTCGGGACTCGCGAAGCGAAGCCGGGGCGTCCAGCCGTTCCAGGACTGA
- a CDS encoding TerB N-terminal domain-containing protein → MRQTAVSQKAGWIPPGQSIEVAGYRLKGGMLYVGAQLRSVNAPSTEPALIQPKLEVASRPNREGEGMGYWPSYSDISPASRAGYLEWLAGGRRQPGGYIGFVFLFFYGLERRVIHDLGTEPEALAEARLIEDEVQGLLDVYRTSNSFRNYASALLDVLRVRRTGESGLLKEVPQFTMRHAGAASYDVRMAVGAAATQGLALPADWALAWAVEASDIKLRTPATRCPEEFQALFRARYQRDHGAGIVPRTRKAKVEARYSPASASFGGPVRLASASVNEASETSLKPVRALIEDCCDSLESYSRWVGKSSDARNSMSALALLPPELAISMEGGSDVQALRALLRQSLGTSASAPVAATELLKHWPTATSAKLSKSEAVGLAQALEKLGYGMEPDPRMGGAVLSADDSARIFALPPDSPSAPSPSYLSTLAMLHLATAVASADGTVSPEEVTRMEAWVDTAQGLLAAEKVRLQAHFGWLLARPASSTGHKKRVEALTPEARTSLGNLLVDVAMADGNVSPQEIKTLSKLFAMLGLDESSVYSKIHAAAATRPTPATEPVSMRLAGTPEQGFAIPPPPPEKSERLALDMRSVQAKLVETAAVSSLLGSIFSEEDTPSSEAPIAPATTEPGVAGLDTLHTSLLRALVAKPEWPRSEVEKLASGLGLLPDGALDVINDAAFEVCGEPILEGDETLQLNALAVKEMMS, encoded by the coding sequence TTGCGACAAACCGCCGTATCGCAGAAGGCAGGATGGATTCCTCCCGGCCAGTCCATTGAGGTCGCAGGCTACAGGCTCAAGGGTGGAATGCTCTACGTGGGCGCACAGCTGCGCTCCGTAAATGCACCGAGCACCGAGCCCGCCCTCATCCAGCCCAAACTGGAGGTTGCCTCGCGACCGAATCGTGAGGGAGAGGGTATGGGGTACTGGCCGTCATACTCGGATATCTCTCCCGCATCCCGGGCGGGCTACCTCGAATGGCTCGCAGGCGGACGTCGCCAGCCCGGGGGCTATATCGGCTTTGTCTTCCTGTTCTTTTATGGACTGGAACGGCGCGTGATTCACGACCTGGGCACCGAACCCGAGGCCCTCGCCGAGGCCCGACTCATCGAAGACGAAGTCCAAGGCCTCCTCGACGTCTACAGGACGAGCAACTCGTTCCGTAACTATGCCTCTGCCCTCCTCGACGTCCTCCGCGTGCGACGCACCGGCGAAAGTGGACTGTTGAAGGAGGTTCCCCAGTTCACGATGCGGCACGCTGGTGCGGCCTCATACGACGTACGCATGGCCGTGGGAGCCGCCGCCACCCAGGGGCTCGCACTTCCAGCGGATTGGGCCCTCGCCTGGGCCGTTGAGGCCAGCGACATCAAACTGCGGACGCCCGCCACCCGCTGCCCCGAGGAGTTCCAGGCGCTCTTCCGCGCGCGCTACCAGCGAGACCACGGCGCAGGCATCGTCCCTCGCACCAGGAAGGCGAAGGTGGAGGCCCGCTATAGCCCTGCGAGCGCCTCCTTCGGAGGCCCCGTGCGACTGGCATCGGCCTCCGTCAACGAGGCATCAGAGACTTCGCTCAAACCTGTACGAGCACTCATCGAGGACTGCTGCGATTCGCTCGAGTCCTATAGCCGCTGGGTGGGGAAAAGCTCCGACGCGCGCAACAGCATGAGCGCTCTGGCACTGCTCCCCCCCGAGTTGGCGATCTCCATGGAAGGAGGTTCGGACGTACAGGCACTCCGTGCGCTGCTGCGCCAATCGCTGGGAACCAGCGCCTCCGCGCCAGTCGCCGCCACCGAGTTGCTGAAACACTGGCCCACTGCAACCTCCGCCAAGCTCTCCAAGTCCGAAGCCGTGGGGTTGGCTCAGGCTCTCGAAAAGCTCGGCTACGGCATGGAGCCCGATCCTCGCATGGGCGGCGCGGTGCTCTCTGCCGACGACTCCGCCCGCATCTTCGCGCTCCCACCCGACTCACCGAGCGCGCCGTCCCCAAGCTACCTGTCGACGCTCGCAATGCTCCACCTCGCCACCGCAGTGGCCAGCGCCGATGGAACTGTCTCCCCTGAGGAAGTCACACGCATGGAAGCGTGGGTGGACACAGCCCAAGGGCTACTTGCCGCGGAGAAGGTCCGGCTGCAGGCCCATTTCGGATGGCTGCTCGCTCGACCCGCATCCAGCACGGGCCACAAGAAGCGAGTGGAAGCCCTGACACCCGAGGCCAGAACGTCCCTCGGAAACCTCCTGGTCGACGTCGCCATGGCGGACGGCAATGTGTCCCCCCAGGAGATCAAGACCCTGTCGAAGCTCTTCGCCATGTTGGGGCTGGACGAAAGCAGCGTCTACTCGAAGATTCACGCTGCCGCGGCGACCCGGCCCACTCCGGCGACCGAGCCAGTCTCCATGCGACTGGCGGGTACACCTGAGCAAGGCTTTGCCATCCCTCCACCGCCTCCCGAAAAAAGCGAACGGCTGGCACTCGACATGCGGAGTGTCCAGGCCAAGCTCGTGGAGACCGCGGCGGTCTCCAGTCTCTTGGGCAGCATCTTCTCGGAGGAGGACACCCCATCTTCCGAAGCCCCGATAGCACCCGCCACGACCGAGCCGGGAGTCGCGGGGCTGGACACCCTCCACACCTCCCTGCTGCGCGCGCTCGTCGCGAAGCCGGAGTGGCCTCGCTCGGAGGTGGAGAAACTCGCCAGCGGACTCGGCCTGCTTCCCGACGGGGCGCTGGACGTCATCAACGATGCGGCGTTCGAGGTGTGCGGCGAGCCGATCCTCGAAGGCGACGAAACACTTCAGCTCAATGCATTGGCAGTCAAGGAGATGATGTCATGA
- the hxsD gene encoding His-Xaa-Ser system protein HxsD encodes MVRNGHVTKKDTEAPSPLVFRDGGVQTILDLRIYRLAAIQKSAYRFAERFTAVFDSPVEERLPIRCIFAPTITEQDALETMRLFFQELLDQELREQVGDETRALRALIVAQAFSRTDLIRQD; translated from the coding sequence ATGGTGAGGAATGGTCACGTGACAAAGAAGGACACCGAGGCACCATCCCCCCTCGTCTTCCGGGACGGGGGAGTTCAAACCATCCTGGATCTGCGCATCTATCGACTCGCGGCGATACAGAAGTCCGCCTACCGCTTCGCGGAACGATTCACTGCGGTGTTCGATTCCCCCGTGGAGGAGCGACTCCCCATTCGCTGCATCTTCGCCCCCACCATCACCGAGCAAGACGCGCTGGAGACCATGAGGTTGTTCTTCCAGGAGCTGCTGGACCAGGAGCTGAGGGAGCAGGTAGGCGACGAGACTCGAGCCCTGCGTGCCCTGATTGTCGCCCAGGCATTCTCGCGCACAGACCTGATTCGCCAGGACTGA
- a CDS encoding DEAD/DEAH box helicase has product MQRWVWTQGWKELRGIQEAAIVPILERTNDVILAASTASGKTEAAFLPICSRLADGAGGSVRAIYIGPLKALINDQFERLDGLCTGLGIPVHRWHGDVSQGHKAQLLKSPAGILLITPESLEALFIRQGSALVGLFSGLEFIVIDELHAFLGTERGCQLQSLLHRLELTLRRTVPRVGLSATLGDMSLAAEFLRPGAGPKVQLCNSAAGGGELLLQLRGYRRSTPDARRLASGEGERETEAPESANGIPEDEHDVGAHLFKTLRGTHNLVFANSRANVELYADLLRRMCEEARLPNEFFPHHGNLSKELREEAEIALKAKQRPISLVCTTTLEMGIDVGAVQSIAQVGVPPSVASLRQRLGRSGRKGGPAVLRMYLQEAALTSTSPLPDQLRVRLVQSVAMLDLLLTNWFEPPASGAFHFSTLVQQLLSLIAQHGGVKAGEAFLALCHQGPFARVSHKDFAHFLRGLGQRELLSQSSDGTLLLGRVGERLVNHYSFYAAFASVEEFRLVSGGRTLGTMPIDQPLFVGTYLIFGGRRWRVLAVQGDEKIVELEPAPAGRVPMFESTGVGGVHDRVREQMRSVYAGDTLPRYLDARAQELLAEARATFQRLRLSERSIVASGREVHVFPWAGDAVVHTLALALQTRGLAVETLGPVLSVQGQQSDVESALRALVAEGAPRAESLTRHVANMALEKHDGFVPEDLLARDYAARYLDVQGALRAAQQVLQ; this is encoded by the coding sequence GTGCAGCGCTGGGTATGGACCCAGGGCTGGAAGGAGCTGCGCGGCATCCAGGAGGCGGCCATCGTCCCCATCCTCGAGAGGACGAATGACGTCATCCTCGCGGCCTCGACGGCAAGCGGGAAGACGGAGGCCGCGTTCCTGCCCATCTGCAGCCGGCTGGCCGATGGGGCCGGAGGGAGCGTGCGCGCCATCTACATCGGCCCACTCAAGGCGCTCATCAATGACCAGTTCGAACGATTGGATGGGCTCTGCACGGGGCTTGGCATCCCCGTGCATCGCTGGCACGGCGATGTCTCCCAGGGACACAAGGCGCAGTTGCTCAAGTCGCCCGCGGGAATCCTCCTCATCACGCCGGAGTCGCTCGAGGCACTCTTTATCCGACAGGGCTCCGCGCTCGTGGGACTGTTCTCGGGACTGGAGTTCATTGTCATCGATGAGCTGCATGCCTTCCTTGGCACCGAGCGAGGCTGCCAGCTCCAATCGCTCCTGCATCGCCTCGAGCTGACGCTGCGGCGCACCGTGCCACGAGTGGGACTGAGCGCCACGCTGGGCGACATGTCGCTGGCCGCAGAGTTCCTGCGGCCCGGCGCAGGCCCGAAGGTCCAGTTGTGCAACTCCGCCGCCGGTGGTGGAGAGCTGCTCCTTCAACTCAGGGGCTATCGCAGGAGCACGCCCGATGCGCGGCGGCTCGCCTCCGGGGAAGGCGAGCGAGAAACCGAGGCCCCGGAATCCGCCAACGGCATACCCGAGGATGAACACGACGTGGGTGCCCACCTCTTCAAGACGCTGAGAGGGACGCACAACCTCGTGTTCGCCAACAGCCGGGCCAACGTCGAGCTCTACGCGGACTTGTTGCGCCGCATGTGTGAAGAGGCGCGGCTGCCCAACGAGTTCTTCCCGCACCACGGCAACCTCTCCAAAGAGCTGCGCGAAGAAGCGGAGATCGCGCTCAAGGCAAAGCAGCGCCCCATCAGCCTCGTGTGCACCACCACGCTGGAGATGGGAATCGACGTGGGCGCTGTACAGAGCATCGCGCAGGTGGGAGTTCCTCCTTCGGTGGCCAGCCTCCGCCAGCGCCTGGGTCGCAGTGGCCGGAAGGGCGGGCCCGCCGTGCTCCGGATGTATTTGCAGGAAGCAGCGCTGACAAGCACCAGCCCGCTGCCGGATCAGCTTCGCGTTCGACTGGTCCAATCCGTAGCCATGCTCGACCTGCTCTTGACGAATTGGTTCGAGCCTCCTGCGTCGGGAGCCTTCCACTTCTCAACGCTGGTGCAGCAGTTGCTTTCGCTCATCGCCCAGCATGGCGGCGTCAAGGCCGGCGAGGCCTTCTTGGCCCTGTGCCACCAGGGCCCCTTCGCAAGGGTGTCACACAAGGACTTCGCACACTTCCTGCGGGGCCTGGGACAGCGGGAACTGCTCTCGCAGTCCTCGGATGGGACATTGCTGTTGGGCCGGGTAGGAGAGCGGCTCGTCAACCACTACAGCTTCTATGCGGCCTTCGCCTCGGTGGAGGAGTTCCGACTGGTGAGCGGGGGGCGCACGCTGGGCACGATGCCCATCGACCAGCCACTCTTCGTTGGCACGTACCTCATCTTCGGTGGACGGCGATGGCGGGTGCTCGCCGTGCAGGGAGACGAAAAGATCGTGGAGTTGGAGCCCGCGCCCGCGGGGCGAGTCCCCATGTTCGAGTCCACCGGCGTAGGGGGTGTGCACGACCGTGTCCGGGAACAAATGCGCTCGGTCTACGCCGGCGACACCCTGCCCCGATATCTGGATGCGCGAGCCCAGGAACTGCTAGCGGAAGCTCGCGCAACCTTCCAGCGCTTGAGGCTCAGCGAGCGCTCCATCGTGGCCTCCGGTCGGGAGGTCCATGTCTTCCCGTGGGCCGGTGACGCGGTCGTGCACACGCTGGCGCTCGCGCTCCAGACCCGTGGGTTGGCGGTGGAGACTTTGGGGCCTGTTCTCAGCGTGCAAGGACAACAGTCCGACGTGGAAAGTGCCCTGCGCGCGCTCGTAGCGGAGGGAGCACCCCGAGCGGAGTCCCTCACGCGCCACGTGGCCAACATGGCTCTCGAGAAGCATGACGGCTTCGTGCCGGAGGACCTGCTCGCTCGCGACTACGCCGCGCGATACCTGGATGTCCAGGGAGCGTTGCGGGCCGCCCAGCAGGTGTTGCAGTGA
- a CDS encoding DUF4157 domain-containing protein, giving the protein MLRVDEGKPLPQALRVDTESRFGTSLAQVQLHDGPEAHRLARAAGARAFTSGKDVIFRAGQYAPQTPMGKALLLHELAHVAGSPRNQAMVLRAPLFDMTGFIVAPLPPGHTVQSTRALLDEQIKRKEITSATVSGAAPNSEAMIFLQYFLWTVGRSDRWDTVLTQSIPLGWPPPPGTTTPQATGLVRVTIDAQGNARAELLSRAAVPQSPQLADPDARTKLNATFGLTVLNGDGRWSPAELSDVVASLALLPATDVAALKDVELVRVRTLPRGHAGEFSRGGGVPQGSTAPPTRATLKLADTAFAATPRFLGDAANPRPASFGTILHEVGHAVEEQAVRPLSAKHAEAVVAQNRAVAALNPTVERFNRAVRAGRQGEARALRPTVTSQRQTYDKAVRAEQTSQSAVAAAQVPAATTDPLEKALGTQRTQSQAALTTATTAAKALDPAAQAESDAFRAAISAIPSAMDTYVAKAPATQDLDALDDTLLAAFSARTAARSALQAANPANLALTTFAPVLTAQDAWRDAARTLAHTRGRSLRLQRFVDVVNANHIVPFTKYARENWPYSPEEFYAEAYSQWLTTPAFVQAHYLPIYEFFQNGDYTK; this is encoded by the coding sequence ATGCTTCGCGTCGATGAGGGCAAGCCGCTCCCCCAGGCCCTGCGCGTTGACACGGAGAGTCGCTTCGGGACCTCACTCGCGCAGGTGCAACTGCATGACGGTCCGGAAGCACACCGGCTGGCGCGGGCCGCGGGCGCGCGGGCGTTCACCTCCGGCAAGGACGTCATTTTCCGTGCGGGGCAGTACGCGCCCCAGACGCCCATGGGCAAGGCGCTGCTGCTCCATGAGCTGGCCCATGTCGCGGGGTCGCCTCGGAATCAGGCCATGGTGCTTCGCGCGCCCCTCTTCGACATGACGGGGTTCATCGTTGCACCCCTTCCGCCAGGGCACACCGTGCAGAGCACGCGGGCGTTGCTCGACGAGCAGATCAAACGAAAGGAGATCACCAGCGCCACCGTGTCCGGCGCGGCCCCGAACAGCGAGGCGATGATCTTCCTTCAATACTTCCTGTGGACGGTGGGACGTTCGGACCGGTGGGACACCGTGCTCACCCAATCCATTCCGCTGGGCTGGCCACCGCCGCCAGGCACCACGACGCCCCAAGCCACGGGACTCGTGCGTGTCACCATCGACGCACAAGGCAATGCCCGAGCCGAACTCCTCTCCAGGGCCGCCGTCCCGCAGTCCCCGCAGCTCGCCGACCCGGATGCGAGGACGAAGCTCAACGCGACGTTTGGCCTCACCGTCCTGAATGGAGACGGTCGCTGGAGTCCCGCGGAGCTGAGCGACGTGGTGGCGTCGCTCGCGCTGTTGCCAGCAACGGATGTCGCGGCCCTGAAGGATGTCGAGCTGGTGCGGGTGCGGACGCTTCCGCGGGGGCACGCGGGTGAGTTCTCCCGGGGAGGAGGCGTGCCGCAAGGGTCCACCGCGCCGCCGACCCGCGCCACGCTCAAGCTGGCCGATACCGCGTTCGCGGCGACACCGCGCTTCCTCGGGGACGCGGCGAACCCACGGCCCGCCAGCTTCGGGACCATCCTTCATGAGGTTGGACATGCGGTGGAGGAACAGGCTGTCCGCCCGCTGAGCGCGAAGCACGCGGAGGCGGTCGTGGCGCAGAATCGAGCGGTCGCGGCCCTGAACCCTACCGTGGAACGCTTCAACCGCGCGGTCCGCGCGGGGCGACAGGGCGAGGCCCGGGCGCTCCGTCCAACCGTGACGTCTCAACGGCAGACCTACGACAAAGCCGTGCGGGCGGAGCAGACGAGCCAGTCCGCGGTGGCCGCCGCGCAAGTCCCCGCGGCGACCACGGACCCGCTCGAGAAAGCGCTGGGCACTCAACGAACCCAATCCCAGGCTGCCCTGACGACCGCGACGACCGCGGCCAAGGCGCTCGACCCCGCGGCCCAGGCGGAGAGCGACGCCTTCCGTGCCGCCATCTCGGCCATTCCCAGCGCCATGGATACGTATGTGGCGAAGGCACCGGCGACCCAGGACCTCGATGCGCTGGACGACACGCTCCTCGCCGCGTTCTCCGCTCGGACCGCCGCACGCAGCGCGCTCCAGGCCGCGAATCCAGCGAACCTCGCGCTCACGACGTTCGCGCCCGTGCTCACCGCGCAGGATGCCTGGCGCGACGCGGCCCGCACACTCGCGCATACGCGAGGACGCTCACTGCGGCTGCAGCGCTTCGTGGACGTGGTGAATGCCAATCACATCGTTCCATTCACGAAGTACGCGCGTGAGAATTGGCCCTACAGTCCCGAGGAGTTCTACGCAGAGGCCTACTCGCAGTGGCTCACGACCCCGGCCTTCGTCCAGGCGCACTACCTGCCCATCTACGAGTTCTTCCAGAACGGGGACTACACAAAGTGA
- a CDS encoding ATP-binding protein, whose amino-acid sequence MTDATPQGRIRPRDRDAIVQSLRAGVVPRVGQQHIQVGRMEEVRALVRDVERVAEGGSAIRFVIGEYGSGKTFFLNLIRSIALEKRLVTLHADLNPDRRIHATDGKARGLYAELMRNLATRARPEGGAIASVVERFVSSALTDAKSRNENAEVVIREKLAALSELVGGYDFAEVIAAYWRGHDSGNEVLKADAVKWLRGEFSTRTDARKALGVRTIIDDADVYDQLKLLARFVRLSGYDGLLVCLDELVNLYKLANTKARASNYEQILRILNDCLQGSAEGLGFILGGTPEFLMDTRRGLYSYEALQSRLAQNTFAVGNLVDFSSPVLRLANLTPEDLYVLLTKLRHVYSAGDPSAQRLPDEGLRGFMTHCSERIGEAYFRTPRSTVTAFINLLAVLEQNPSADWKELLGGVELAADVNPDLAPLSETEAGSPSAGADDELASFKL is encoded by the coding sequence ATGACAGACGCGACACCGCAGGGACGCATCAGGCCCAGGGACCGAGACGCCATCGTCCAGTCGCTGCGCGCAGGAGTGGTGCCTCGCGTGGGTCAACAGCACATCCAGGTCGGTCGCATGGAGGAGGTCCGAGCCTTGGTCCGCGACGTCGAGCGAGTCGCCGAGGGCGGAAGCGCCATCCGCTTCGTCATCGGCGAGTATGGCTCCGGCAAGACGTTCTTCCTCAATCTCATCCGCTCCATCGCCTTAGAGAAGCGGCTGGTCACCCTGCACGCGGACCTCAATCCCGACCGGCGCATCCACGCAACGGACGGCAAGGCCCGCGGCCTCTACGCAGAGCTGATGCGCAATCTGGCCACCCGAGCCCGCCCCGAGGGCGGCGCGATCGCCAGCGTCGTGGAACGCTTCGTCTCCAGCGCGCTCACGGACGCGAAGAGCCGCAACGAGAATGCCGAGGTCGTCATCCGAGAGAAGCTCGCCGCACTGTCAGAGCTGGTGGGCGGGTACGACTTCGCAGAGGTTATCGCCGCCTACTGGCGCGGCCATGACAGCGGCAACGAGGTGCTCAAGGCTGACGCCGTGAAGTGGCTGCGCGGCGAGTTCTCGACGCGCACCGATGCTCGCAAGGCGCTCGGGGTCCGTACCATCATCGACGACGCGGATGTCTACGATCAGCTGAAGCTCCTGGCGCGCTTCGTCCGCCTGTCCGGCTACGACGGGCTCTTGGTGTGCCTGGATGAGCTGGTCAACCTCTACAAGCTGGCCAATACCAAGGCGCGTGCGTCCAACTACGAGCAGATCCTCCGAATCCTCAATGACTGTCTCCAGGGCAGCGCCGAAGGTCTGGGCTTCATCCTGGGAGGAACACCGGAGTTCCTCATGGATACACGCCGCGGCCTCTACAGCTACGAGGCGCTCCAGTCTCGACTGGCCCAGAACACATTCGCGGTGGGCAACTTGGTGGACTTCAGCTCTCCGGTCCTCCGGCTGGCCAACCTCACTCCCGAGGACCTATACGTCCTGCTGACCAAGCTGCGGCACGTCTACTCCGCCGGGGACCCGTCCGCGCAGCGCCTGCCCGACGAGGGACTCCGGGGTTTCATGACCCACTGCTCCGAACGGATCGGTGAGGCTTACTTCCGCACGCCCCGGAGCACCGTCACCGCCTTCATCAACCTGCTGGCAGTGCTTGAACAGAACCCAAGCGCGGACTGGAAGGAGCTCCTCGGCGGCGTGGAACTCGCCGCAGACGTCAATCCCGACCTGGCGCCCCTGTCCGAGACCGAGGCAGGGAGCCCTTCGGCCGGAGCAGATGATGAACTCGCATCCTTCAAGCTCTGA
- the hxsB gene encoding His-Xaa-Ser system radical SAM maturase HxsB, producing the protein MFHDRAQYQSTQGYQLAPIRFTRLDASRYVVTNDVGEYVVLSRQELVDFVGHSLPPDRPAYQALKSRHFLFDARSRVALELLALKYRTRAEQLANFTGLHIFVVTLRCDHSCAYCQVSRQTEGRLEFDMSQEHADRALDFMFRSPSPALKVEFQGGEPLLHFERIRYIVERAKAMNAVHGRDLQFVIASNLSRLTDEVLDFCREHGVLLSTSLDGPEDLHNAQRPVRGGDSHRRTLDAIQRARQALGPTAISALMTTTHASMERVEDIIDEYVRLGFHSIFLRNLSPYGFAVRQRASRQYGVEAWVEFYKRGLAHILRINAQGYPLQEEFATILLQKIFSPRGSTYVDLQSPAGIGIGALVYNYDGAVYASDEGRMLAEMGDFSFRLGHLSRDSYESIMTSETLLAHLSDTMPEGAPMCGDCAFLPYCGADPVFHQATMKDTVGHKSFSAFCKKQMGVLRHLIGLLEDDAPARNILMGWR; encoded by the coding sequence ATGTTCCATGACCGCGCCCAGTATCAATCCACGCAGGGCTACCAGCTCGCGCCCATTCGCTTCACCCGCCTGGATGCATCCCGGTATGTCGTGACGAACGACGTCGGCGAATACGTCGTGCTCTCCCGGCAGGAGCTGGTCGACTTCGTCGGCCATTCACTGCCCCCGGACCGTCCAGCATATCAAGCACTTAAATCGCGCCACTTTCTGTTCGACGCGCGCTCCCGCGTTGCGCTCGAATTGCTCGCCCTGAAGTACAGGACCCGCGCCGAGCAGCTCGCGAACTTCACCGGGCTGCACATCTTCGTGGTCACCCTGCGCTGTGACCACTCTTGCGCGTACTGCCAGGTGTCGCGGCAGACGGAGGGCCGCCTCGAGTTCGACATGTCGCAAGAGCATGCCGACCGGGCGCTCGACTTCATGTTCCGCAGCCCCTCTCCCGCCCTCAAGGTCGAGTTCCAGGGCGGGGAGCCGCTGCTCCACTTCGAACGCATCCGGTACATCGTCGAGCGGGCCAAGGCCATGAACGCAGTGCACGGCCGAGACCTCCAGTTCGTCATCGCGAGCAACCTCTCCCGACTCACGGATGAGGTGCTGGACTTCTGTCGGGAACATGGAGTCCTGCTCTCTACCTCGCTGGATGGGCCCGAGGACCTCCACAACGCCCAGCGCCCTGTTCGTGGCGGGGACAGCCATCGACGCACGCTCGACGCGATTCAACGCGCGAGGCAGGCACTCGGGCCGACCGCCATCTCCGCGCTGATGACGACAACACACGCGAGCATGGAGCGTGTCGAGGACATCATTGATGAGTATGTGCGACTGGGATTCCACAGCATCTTCCTGAGGAACCTCAGCCCATACGGGTTCGCCGTGCGCCAACGCGCTTCACGCCAGTACGGCGTCGAGGCCTGGGTGGAGTTCTACAAGCGAGGGCTCGCCCATATCCTGCGCATCAACGCGCAGGGCTACCCGCTCCAGGAAGAGTTCGCCACCATCCTGCTGCAGAAAATCTTCTCCCCAAGGGGTTCGACATATGTCGATCTCCAGTCGCCCGCTGGCATTGGAATCGGCGCGCTTGTCTACAACTACGACGGCGCGGTGTACGCCTCTGACGAGGGACGGATGCTCGCGGAGATGGGCGATTTCTCCTTCCGACTCGGGCATCTGTCTCGCGACTCCTACGAGTCCATCATGACGTCCGAGACGCTGCTGGCCCACCTGAGCGACACGATGCCGGAGGGCGCGCCCATGTGTGGCGACTGCGCATTCCTCCCTTACTGTGGCGCGGACCCGGTCTTCCATCAGGCGACGATGAAGGATACCGTCGGGCACAAGTCGTTCAGCGCATTCTGCAAGAAGCAAATGGGCGTGCTGCGACACCTCATCGGGCTGCTCGAGGACGACGCCCCCGCACGAAACATTCTCATGGGGTGGCGTTGA